Proteins encoded by one window of Campylobacter concisus:
- a CDS encoding heavy metal translocating P-type ATPase yields MPQSRCAHCRLKFDENVMISNESGLKFCCVGCKGVYEILDENGLSEFYERLGKNTLTPASNGANIKNLAANFSELVTKEGDFSQISFLIDGITCSACIWLLEKALFSLPGVLEVNINSLNQKAVIIFDEQELLVEQIIEKIYAVGYVPKPYATSQKEDELAKKRRNFYTKALVGIFATMNIMWLAIAQYSGYFSGIRGDIKDILSFAQFVLATPVLFYTGSEFFKGAKIAIKNASPNMDLLVITGASITYIYSIYAMFTRSGESYFDSVAMIITFVFIGKFLEILGKKKALETSNFLNDMLLTKVCILEDGKDVLKEPRDVNLGEKIVLRSGERALLDGVVLSGEASMDSSSLTGESLPVTLGVGQEVKSGVICQNGQIIYEAKKIFKNSYLNQLINLLQNAELKKPNIELVVNKIASKFSLSVLTLAFFTFWFWYFKFGFSEAIVTAVSVIVIACPCALALATPVSSVCALGVAFKNRVLFKEAKFFESLAKCDVAVFDKTGTLTKAEFEVSDFFIKESISLDEIYSLALISNHQISVAVANFLKQKGARKIELKNTNLSVAKGVEAEISGKKFYAGSKRFLVENGISFDEAEENVSFFVGLNGELVAKFYLKDSIKPEAKALIDELKSAGMKVCILSGDVQKVVKNVADELGVSEFRAEMLPETKAKFISELKEQGKKVLMVGDGINDAAALSLAHVAICMGSGAAISLERSDVVLLDDSLKSLAKAIKISKFTYKTIKKNLLFCLLYNVLAVPFAVCGYVIPLFAALFMSLSSLSVILNSLYIVRKFKEK; encoded by the coding sequence ATGCCACAAAGTAGATGTGCTCATTGTAGATTAAAATTTGATGAAAACGTGATGATCTCAAATGAAAGTGGACTTAAATTTTGCTGTGTTGGTTGCAAAGGTGTTTATGAAATTTTAGATGAAAATGGGCTTAGCGAGTTTTATGAGCGTCTTGGCAAAAATACACTCACACCAGCAAGCAACGGTGCAAATATCAAAAATTTAGCGGCAAATTTTAGTGAGCTTGTGACAAAAGAGGGCGACTTTAGTCAAATTTCATTTTTAATCGATGGCATCACTTGCTCAGCTTGCATCTGGCTACTTGAAAAGGCACTTTTTAGCTTGCCGGGCGTCTTGGAGGTAAATATCAACTCGCTTAATCAAAAAGCGGTCATTATTTTTGATGAGCAGGAGCTTTTAGTAGAGCAGATAATTGAAAAAATTTATGCCGTTGGTTATGTCCCAAAGCCCTATGCTACGAGTCAAAAAGAGGACGAACTAGCCAAGAAAAGAAGAAATTTTTACACAAAAGCGCTAGTTGGTATCTTTGCTACGATGAACATTATGTGGCTGGCTATTGCTCAGTATAGTGGGTATTTTAGTGGCATAAGAGGCGACATAAAAGATATATTAAGCTTTGCACAGTTTGTATTAGCGACGCCTGTACTTTTTTATACTGGTAGCGAGTTTTTCAAAGGAGCAAAGATAGCCATAAAAAACGCTTCGCCAAATATGGATCTGCTTGTTATCACGGGAGCTAGCATTACCTATATTTATTCGATTTATGCGATGTTTACGAGGAGTGGCGAGAGCTATTTTGACTCGGTTGCTATGATCATCACCTTTGTTTTTATCGGTAAATTTTTAGAAATTTTGGGTAAGAAAAAGGCGCTTGAGACTTCAAATTTCTTAAATGATATGCTGCTTACAAAGGTATGTATTTTGGAGGATGGCAAAGATGTTTTAAAAGAGCCAAGAGATGTAAATTTGGGCGAAAAGATCGTGCTTAGATCAGGCGAGAGGGCGCTACTTGATGGAGTAGTGCTTAGCGGTGAGGCAAGCATGGATAGCTCAAGTCTAACGGGAGAGAGCCTGCCTGTGACCTTGGGAGTGGGGCAAGAGGTAAAAAGTGGCGTCATTTGTCAAAATGGACAAATCATCTACGAAGCAAAGAAAATTTTTAAAAATTCTTATCTAAATCAGCTCATAAATTTGCTCCAAAATGCAGAGCTAAAAAAGCCAAATATCGAGCTAGTGGTCAATAAAATCGCTTCTAAATTTTCTCTTAGCGTGCTAACTTTGGCATTTTTTACATTTTGGTTTTGGTACTTTAAATTTGGCTTTTCAGAAGCTATCGTCACGGCTGTTAGCGTCATCGTGATCGCTTGCCCTTGTGCGCTTGCCCTTGCCACGCCAGTTAGTAGTGTTTGTGCTCTTGGTGTGGCTTTTAAAAATAGAGTGCTTTTTAAAGAGGCTAAATTTTTTGAAAGCCTTGCAAAGTGCGATGTAGCGGTCTTTGATAAGACTGGCACGCTCACAAAGGCGGAATTTGAAGTTAGTGATTTTTTCATAAAAGAGAGCATAAGTTTAGATGAAATTTATTCGCTAGCTCTTATATCAAATCATCAAATAAGCGTGGCAGTGGCTAATTTTCTAAAGCAAAAAGGCGCAAGGAAAATAGAGCTTAAAAATACAAATTTAAGTGTGGCAAAGGGTGTTGAGGCTGAAATTTCAGGTAAAAAATTTTATGCAGGAAGCAAGCGATTTTTAGTTGAAAATGGTATTAGCTTTGATGAAGCTGAAGAAAATGTGAGCTTTTTTGTGGGGCTTAATGGTGAGTTAGTGGCGAAATTTTACCTAAAAGATAGCATAAAACCTGAAGCAAAGGCCTTGATAGACGAGCTAAAGAGCGCTGGCATGAAAGTGTGTATCTTAAGTGGCGATGTACAAAAAGTGGTAAAAAACGTGGCAGATGAGCTTGGCGTGAGTGAGTTTAGAGCAGAGATGTTACCTGAAACGAAAGCTAAATTTATAAGCGAACTAAAAGAGCAGGGCAAAAAGGTGCTAATGGTAGGGGACGGCATAAACGACGCAGCAGCACTTAGCCTTGCTCATGTTGCCATTTGCATGGGAAGTGGGGCGGCAATAAGCTTAGAAAGAAGCGATGTAGTGCTACTTGATGATAGTTTAAAAAGTCTAGCAAAGGCCATAAAAATCTCAAAATTTACTTACAAAACGATAAAGAAAAATTTGCTCTTTTGTCTTCTTTATAATGTTCTTGCTGTGCCATTTGCTGTGTGTGGCTATGTCATTCCGCTATTTGCTGCACTTTTTATGTCGCTTAGCTCGCTAAGTGTTATCTTAAACTCGCTTTATATTGTTAGAAAATTTAAGGAAAAATAA
- the ccoS gene encoding cbb3-type cytochrome oxidase assembly protein CcoS: protein MDSATLAMLVFISVLMGAFLLFGVLWGIKNKQFEDYRKFLDGANLDDEDALNEAYELELRKKEALKKRL, encoded by the coding sequence ATGGATAGCGCGACACTTGCGATGCTAGTTTTTATCTCAGTTTTGATGGGAGCATTTTTACTTTTTGGCGTGCTTTGGGGGATAAAAAATAAGCAATTTGAGGACTACCGAAAATTTTTAGACGGAGCAAATTTGGACGATGAAGATGCGCTAAATGAAGCTTATGAGCTAGAGCTTCGCAAAAAAGAAGCTCTAAAAAAGAGGCTATAG